The Xiphophorus hellerii strain 12219 chromosome 3, Xiphophorus_hellerii-4.1, whole genome shotgun sequence genome segment TATCCAATCCAGGATTTGTTTACCTTGAGCAGTGTGGTCTTTGTGGGGTTCAGTTTAGAGTTGCAGTCAACCACAGCTTCCACAGCTGGAGAACTATCCCCAACAACCAACAGGGATGAGCACCTATGTGATCCACAGAGCCAGAAGGAGTTTTAATTGTTACGAGGTGAGCTTGCTGCCAATGTTTTATCTGCTTTTCAGATCTATTGTTTCACTCACATGAGTGTCTTGACATTGACGTTCCCTCCAGGGACAGGCCTCTCTACCTCCAGAGCGTTGCGGTTGTTGTAGGAACGTAGAAACTGACTCACGTTGGATTGGTTCATTGTTGTTGTGATGTAGTGACGATATGTCGACACAAGGTCTTGATTTGTCTGGATCTCATCCTATAGTAACAGTGCAGATGCATTATGCATGTTACacttttgttcagattttttttaatcataaacatataaaaagcCAATATTCTGTTGTTCCAGATAACTTACCTTACCAAACAAGTGTGTGATAATTCTGTCTGGAAGAGTGAGGGTCCAATCAGTAATCTATAGTATGACACAAACACTTGCAGGTTTACAATAGAAAGGGGGATCAAAACTGTGAGTTAAGTGAAACATACTCTGTGTTACATAATAACCTTTTTGAATATGAAAGGAGATAAAACTGTctataattaacttttaaaatgcaatCACAAGCTTGGACGTTTGTAGCTGCTGAGTAAATACCTCATCTTTACATATAACAGCATCTGAATATATGGAGGACATTCAAAGATACGTCTATACCTTGTTTGCAACAGTATCCATTAGGCTCTCTGCATTGGGGTTAATGTTGATCAGAACCAATCCATCCACTAAATCAGGGTGATTCAGctaaacaaagaagaaaacatttgccAGCTGTTCAGTTGTACAGTCAGGATATTCATTGGCATGACATTTCTCTTCTGTTAAAAATTGGGAGGGTGTTCATGGCACAGACGACAAAATCACTTTTACACTAAATCCTCATGTACAATATGAATTTGACTAATATGGCTTAATCTAGaactttaatttataaattCTGATGTGTGTTTAATTGTCTGTCCATTCCcatataaacagaaataaaataaaaaacaagaataggttattcatttcaaaatattgTGTGCAGGAGCATCATCTCAAGATTTGATTGAATCTGAAAAGATTCAGACTTACTGCAAATCTGGCCAGGATGTAAGCTCCAGCTCCAACTCCCACACCAATTATACTATTCATCCTGCAAAGCACACAAAAATTAGCTTAATGGCTCAATATCTAGAAAGATACTACTGAAAGTGTTTGCTTTTGATGTTTCTACATGTCTTACTCAAAGTGATTGAGGACAGAGGGAAGAACCTCAGAGAGCTGGTCCATGGTGGGATAGGTGTACCTGAAGGATCAAATCTCTGatttaaaagcagttttaagCTATGGTTGAATAACTGTTCAACTACAAATTTAAATCtgagtcttaaaaaaaaagaagtctacTCACGCAGTGGGCAGAGTCTTGGCTTCCTCATGTTGTCCAGGAGCTTCAATGTGACAAACAGGTAAATGACGAACAATTTCATGCATGTCTTCATGGTTGAACAGAGTCTCAAAACAAGATTtatctggaaagaaaaaaaaatacacatatgtATACACTCTTGTGTTAATTACTCACATTGATGCCTCTTTCAACTAAAGCATATGAATCATTTGGCATGTAGAGGAAGTATGACAgtatagaaaacattttttttggtgGGGTCAAACCAAAAGGTTTGTGACATTCCCTGACATTTCAATGAAGCTATGGTGAAATGATTCAGCTTAATATTTTGCAAGTCATCctactgatttatttaataaaaatgggAGTGGGGCctagaaaacacttttttctttccacttacTGTGAGACTATGAGTTTGGTTGAGCAGTAAGACGCAAcatgacttaatttttttctgatgtccAGAATTCCACATTTGAATTGCTTTCATATTCCTGCATCAGACCCATACTAATAATACATATACATAATTAGAAACTGATTCTTCAGCAGCTACAACATTTTGACGAACTTATTTAATTTCAGTACAAATCCTTAAAGGTAAACTACACAATCACCGCTGATGGATCTCTGGGCTGCAGCTTACGGTTAAGTCCAATATCATGAAAGGTCAGGATGACGGGTCGGTTCGCTTTAGGAGTTCCTGTCAAGATGCAGTGGAGGTCCCCATACTGAGTCTCCACGTGCTCCTCCTGATACAACATTTACATAGAAATAATCAGGTCACTCTGCTTTAGAGTACATTCCATCAAACATGCTGTTCACTTTGGCCAATGGACAAATGCAGATTGCACTGGagtaaaattacattaaagagAATACCTTGCTTTGTTAAGTCtgtgctttatttttgcttttacttttaccaAAGTAGTCAGCATTAATGTGCACAATCCTAGTACTTATATACTATGATTTGTTTGTAAATAAGTTAACCATAccacaaaaagagagaaaatagatcaatgcaaacaaaaaaaaatcaaataacatAACATAGATCTATGTCACTGACGCGTTTTTACTGTCATACTCACGGTGATTTGAGGCTCAAAGACAGAGTCATCGTTCTCCTCCAGAACCATGGTGGCTGCTTCAGAGCAGGTAGATGGGATATAAATTCTTTTGAAATGTGATTCTCTTCAGCTAGATACTCAGTGCAGTGTGCAGGTCAGTATGTCTCTGACAGACTTTATGGTTGAGCTGGTTTTTATATCCTCAGACACTGATCTACTTTTAAGTCTTAACACCAACCTGGTTCAGGCGGGGCTAAATGGCCTTTTTCCTTGTTAATCTGACCTCAGGCTGCTGTGTTTCCACAGAGACAGAAGTTTCTTGTATTTGGAATTAAATTCATGAATTAGGACACCCTTactgcaaaataaatgtcagcATGCTttacctgaaaataaaataacatctaaGAGAAAGATCACTTTTCAAATATTACAATCTTTTTGACTTTCTGCATTTTGACACATGTTCAGCTGTTGAGCAGCTAACTCAAACCAAAAACAGGAGCCAGGTTCTTAGATTTGATGTTTATCAGTTTGCATGAAGACATCATACAAATCTCTATATGTTTACTTGGGTTATGAGGAGGTCTGCTGTTTAATTTCTGCAGGTCATAATATAGCAGGCTGTTAATGATATAGCTCAGGCATTGGGACCCTCCTTTTACAGCtgcattttcaaattaatttcaataTACTACACTCGAATGATAATGCCAGTTCATTAACTACTGTGTAAAGGTGATGTCTGCTTTTTAATGCACTTCACTCATGCACTTCACTTTCAAggccattattattattacttactTTATTATTGCTATAAAAAGTTTAGTTGCGTAAAGCAGAGTGGCTCTTATTGGTAGCCTAAATGTTATCTCAAAGAACCTTAGAGCCATCCTTTAAATCTTAAATCAAATTGTAACAACAAATCGTAAGTCATGCTAACAAAATGTAGTGGTACCTCACAATAActgtaaagatttttatttttatggaagtTTACATACAGGACTAGAcaggtaaaaacaaattaatttacatttatttaaaatggttcATGAAATTGACCTAGCAAGTAAGGAACTGTGCACTTTTGTTAATTATTTGACAAAACAGTTGATCCCTCACTATAACAGATACTACTCCATCTGTTTTTGATTAATCTTTATAGCTTTGACACCATAAATATGATCTTTTTGACTTGAAAGCTCCATTACAACAACTTGCTTCAAATCCAAACAAAACTTTAGAATAACCAACATCTAAACAGGAAACAGATTGTTTCTTATTGAAAGTGAGTTGTGCTTattctgcaattttttttttaattattattttattaattatctttggaaaaacaaggatgttaaatatttttttttattttgtcctaaGTCACCAAATTCTGTTTCAAACCACTTTAGGTCTGTGCTATTTGACAGATCTACTGCTATTGAAGCATCCGGCAGAACTTTGTTCCTACTGTCCCTTTGCTGAGACTGcacaaatctttattttaattttttttattaaatcaactCATCAACTCAGTGGAAGTTGAGAGCAGAAGTTGAACAGCAGACAGTAACACCTGGCTGagtggaaacacagcagacCTACATATGGACtccaacacagcctggaccaTATAACACGCTGTGCTGCATGGCAGCAGAGTATGTAGCAGGTTTAATCCATTTAACGATGGCTAAAGAGCAGCAAGTAGCAGATGGGTCTTACTCAGCTTCACGTCATTCTCAAAGCCACTGCATCTTTGGAACCCTAACTGGAGTCTGGCCTGCAAACCTATTTTTTCTGTCCCATTTCCTATTGTCCGTATGCTCAAACACAAGCTTGGGTTTGGGTTtactaaatatttctgaattttagTGTCTCTGCAAATTATTGCCAGTTGTCAGAATTAAGCTACAACATGACAGCATTTAACTTGAATCagctttcattatttttgtctaCAACctaccaaaaaataataaaaaac includes the following:
- the LOC116717620 gene encoding protein NDRG1-like isoform X1 codes for the protein MVLEENDDSVFEPQITEEHVETQYGDLHCILTGTPKANRPVILTFHDIGLNHKSCFETLFNHEDMHEIVRHLPVCHIEAPGQHEEAKTLPTAYTYPTMDQLSEVLPSVLNHFEMNSIIGVGVGAGAYILARFALNHPDLVDGLVLININPNAESLMDTVANKITDWTLTLPDRIITHLFGKDEIQTNQDLVSTYRHYITTTMNQSNVSQFLRSYNNRNALEVERPVPGGNVNVKTLMCSSLLVVGDSSPAVEAVVDCNSKLNPTKTTLLKMADCGGLPQVVQPAKVIEALKYFIQGMGYLSSASMTRLRSRTTSSCSNMSVDGSRGRAHTNERGRTHSHGTEERRGRAHTDVSMENISTLSHNISNTAELAC
- the LOC116717620 gene encoding protein NDRG1-like isoform X2, with product MHEIVRHLPVCHIEAPGQHEEAKTLPTAYTYPTMDQLSEVLPSVLNHFEMNSIIGVGVGAGAYILARFALNHPDLVDGLVLININPNAESLMDTVANKITDWTLTLPDRIITHLFGKDEIQTNQDLVSTYRHYITTTMNQSNVSQFLRSYNNRNALEVERPVPGGNVNVKTLMCSSLLVVGDSSPAVEAVVDCNSKLNPTKTTLLKMADCGGLPQVVQPAKVIEALKYFIQGMGYLSSASMTRLRSRTTSSCSNMSVDGSRGRAHTNERGRTHSHGTEERRGRAHTDVSMENISTLSHNISNTAELAC